A segment of the Zonotrichia albicollis isolate bZonAlb1 chromosome Z, bZonAlb1.hap1, whole genome shotgun sequence genome:
TTTTTCATGCTTTGTTGCAGTAGCATTTCTAAAAGTTACCTGAACTTCTTAAAGtttctgattttttaatattttttgacATTAAAGTTGATGTTTATTTGAAGGTCACTGAGTGGCATTAAAGATCAGAAGTGTTGTGGATAAAGATGTTAAAAGAGTGTATTATACCATAAAAAACGAGGTTCTTTACGGTCTGAAGTGGAGGGCTGTCTAACTGTTGCTGAACTTTTTCAGGAAACATCCAGGAGCAGTGGTAAGAAGAGTCAAATTCCAGTGCAGTTGGATTTGGGTGGCATGCTTGCAGTCTtggagcagaagcagcaaaCAGAGAAGGCAAAACAGTCTCCTAAACCTGTGGTATTTTCAGGTATTGGTTACTGTGAAATTTCCTTTGTTTCACCTTAGACTGTTTTTAAGTATTCAGACATTAAATGTAGCCTGATTTCTGATCTGTGATGATCTCTATGCAGGCCAAGAGCACAGTTCACCagataaaagagaaaatgaaggttctttaaaaagaaattttaaaagcatgGCAGTCTGAATTGTTTGATGGAAGACTTATGGAAAGAAATATCTTAAGGACACTGATTTGTGAAAGAGTGCCTTGTATAAATGAGAGGTGTGATTGAAATGTTGCTTTGACAGAAATACCAATGTTTGTGGAGGTTTTTGCTCTCCCTTATGTAAGTGTGTTATTGTTCTGATCTGAACAGGCAGGAAGGGGCTACACAGTAACAAAGGCTTTCTTAAATCTCCTCTCATGCTAGAAATCATGCAGCTGAGGCTTGATTGAAAAAGCCCCTTTGCAAGCACAGAGGTTATATGAGAGTCAGGCAGACCAAGCCAAAGGATGAGTTCTGATATACCTCTTAATTGTGAAATAATTGATGTTTACAAAATGCTAGGTTTTCTAATGGAAAAGATCTTTCAGTCCTTTATGATGTATAACCAGGAAGCAGAAAAAGGCAGCTCATTGCCTTTTTATTGTTACAGGTCAAAATTTAATCTTAATTATGCTGGTGTAGTATATTTTGCAGAAGGATCCACAATATTTGGTAGCATTCAGTGAAAGTAAAATTTCTCTTATTtcagcaaagattttttttggtaattATTTCATAAAGAGATGTCATCACAAGAGATTTCATCTCACAGTACTTCATGTGATAGCTGAGATTTTAAATCCAAAGCTCAAGATGGTAAGCATTGGTGAGATTTTCCTTCACTAAGCTGAGGGAAGTTATAAGATGctttttcaaagtatttttttcagttgatctccttttttttttcatttgggtcAGTCAGACTTAATGCTGCAGAGGTACTCATAACcagttttgtttctgtaaaaCTATACAGTGCATGGATTGATGTAGATGGTGGGCCACAAAGGTATGGGCCAAAATACCTGTTTTCTAATACTAAGTTTCCTGTGCCTGAATCTCCTGCAGAAGAGAAATTGTTGTGTCATGTTTGTATCCTGGAAGCATAAAGCAGATGTTACTTTAACTTTATattgttttaatgttttaagAATGGAGAGGAGTGTGACCACAGACAGTTGTTTTTATTCCAGTTACTACTTCACATTATGGGCAATACTCCTAGTGTCATCAAATTCAGGAACATGAAAACGGTGAACTTGAAATAGTGATGTACACATTAAGGGAATATGTATCTGCAGGGTATATACTTATTTATTACTACAAATCCAGCTTCAATTTTTGTAGCCACCTAATGCTGCACATTTTTGGCAGTGTTCTCAGTTTGCCTTTGATACACagagatgaaaaagaaacatcaGTGTAGCAGTTTTATGATGTAAACTGTTTACAGTAAGAGTACTGCATGTGATGTGGGAGGATCTGCATATAAATACTGTGGAATCAGTAAATGAAGATGGCCTAAGAGAGCTGCCAGAATATTTTCGTGTACTTAGAGGAGAGAGGTTGCCTTTGCCTGAGTCACAGAGGGAAGTGTTAAGCTGGTTCCACTGATAATTACTTAGTCATCCTCTCCATTGACTTGCTAATGTGAACTGCTTTATATTGCAGATAACTGAAGTTTGACAAAGTCCTCTACAGGATGCAGCAGTTCGTACTGATAGGGAGGAAGAGTAGTTTATTTGGTGTGAGGTCATGGTGTGGAAGATCCGGGTTTAGTAATTTGTCCAGTCATTTAAAGCTCCTATGCTCTAAACCCTCTGAAAAAATGCAAGTAACATCAGCGAGCTTTGCAGGTTAGGCAAAAGAGACTTAGCTGTAGCTTTGCATTACTCATGACCCATTTGCAAGTGAATTTCATCTAGCTTCCTTAAGGTGTAACGAAAGGTAGGCGTAAATGCTTATGTTTCTTTACAGCAAGTAAATCTAAAATCTGTAATACTGCAGCTCAGTATTTATCTTAACTCAGTACGGGAATCTGTGGTGGAGGAAGTGCCACCACCATGAAACACAGGAATTCCTGAAGGTTTACCAGGCTGGCATGGCATGGTGTTGACGGTGGCTTGGACTGCAGTGTTTGGTCAAATTCTGCTTTTGAGGCTGTGATTCCAGAGGTATAACAGAAGTAGGGGACACGGCAGTCTTTTGTAAGGagtatcttttaaaaataacattgtTCAATGATACAGGATTGCCTGTAAATATTCTTAATAGCAACACAACACGATTTTAATATGTGCATACCAGCCCTAAACTTGAAATTGGATTCTAGTTCAGGTATTTCTTTTAGTTGTCTGAtgcaaatttcttttttattctcagTTGGTGGTGCCGTACCATTGCTATCTAAAGACCCTGCCACCGCCACGAGAAGTCACCGTTTAAACCAAGGAAAGATGCCTCATAATCCCTTGGATTCCAGTGCTCCTTTGGTAAAGAAAGGGAAACAGAGAGAAGTACCTAAAGCAAAGAGACCAACACCCCTTAAAAAggtcctctttttttttttttaccttaaaTAGTAAAATTATAGGATAATATATTACTCTGGGAGTCTGTTAAGCCCTCTCATAAGGAGATCTGCATCTCAGTGTCCACTTGCCTGAATTCAGTTTAATTTTTGCTTGATTTCAAAGAGGGTTGGGTAGAAGAGGGTAATCTTGCTAAATGGTGTatacaaattcccaaaaaatacACTTTCTCCATTGAATCAATTGATAAAGTGCCACTGCAAAAGTGTCCACACTTGGATTGGTAAAGATAACCTTATTTGCAGGACTGAGGAAAATGGATCAAACAGAGATCATATTTAATGTTTCTATGCTCTTCCTAGCCAGAACTCCAGCTGATTCCGCAGCAACAGGTGTTGGGCCCAGCTGGTGATGTCTGTTGTGTCTTCCCTCTTTGCCCATTCATTTTGCTTCCTGTCACATCTTCTTTACAGAGGACTTTTTTAACTTTAGTTCTGTCCTTGTAGTTTATCCCTGGTAAATATTTTCTCCACCCACATACTGGTAATCAAGGTAAAGGTCCTTTCCTATGTAAATTCAAGAAttgtctttccttctttttatgtGCAAATAGAAAGTAAGGGTTGTAAACTTCAGATGCTAGTGCTGAACTGTCCGGTTAATctccccccgaaaggttgtgtgGTGGTtcgagctcacccagtggaagccaaatgtccggtttatctccccccgaaaggttgtgtgGTGGTtcgagctcacccagtggaagccaaatgtccggtttatctccccccgaaaggttgtgtgGTGGTtcgagctcacccagtggaagccaaatgtccggtttatctcggctgtttgaggggcctgaaaaggcccggggtggccttggggcagcccgcgtatcgaaggacgagaagaggcttcagttcttctttctggttttatgtttattaattgtttatctaaaagatgttctttcagccaccagagatctgctcagcagtcagccatgggcacactgtctctgccctcccgggcagccacgtatctttataccctttgttacgtatacaatatttatcatttttccccaataccatctattcttataactcggtgtactcttagtaataaccaatccaaaaatgccaccgtggccaaagaagatggaggagaggaggaagaagaaggagggcaggacacaccccaattcctccatcttactcctctaaacccccctgtacataaatcttaaaccttgtgtctcaccctctaattaactaatcccttcaccattcagccggtgaagccctcatccttgtcgtctcctgtgcaggaccaaagtccagccaccagacacttctggcaacattccaggagtcccgagacccccaagctggtctcggaggctcagcatctcaggactgaaatcttgagatccgacactgAATCTCTTTATAAATGGTTTTCGTGTAAATATGTGGTAAGAATAATGCTTGTTATCTGCATGACATCAAATTAGTTTggtttttatacatatttttagaTTATTCTGAAagaaagagaacaaagaaaacTGCAGCACCTGTTAGAACAGAAAGCAGCACCAAAAGATGAAGATAACATTTGTCAGACAGAAGGAAATGTTACTGAAAACGCAACACTTCTACAGGATAATCAAGCAGGTATCTTTCGAGGGAACCTGTAATACAGTATGTAGCAGGAAATTTGAGCACATTTAGTACTTCAGAAAACAAGTACTACAAACTGCCAAATGCAGCCTCAGAGTTTTCTGGGATTCACCTCAGGCTTATCTTGACTGTAAcgtgggctaaagctggaagtCAGTAATAGGGATCTGATTACTGTTCCACACTTCTCTGCCTGGTGGTTTTATGGTATCTTGTTGTAAGGAAAGTTCCCACCTACCTCTGGCAATTAATGAGAaacaagaaaatgagaaaaaaccctatgagattaaaaaaaaaagttataccTGTTTCCCTACCACCACAGACTGTTCTAGTAATAAAGTAGTGACTTCCATACATGCTTGACAGATTAATTTCTTTACAAGGCTTTTTGGGCTGTCTTTTCAATGAAAATATCTTGATTTACATGATAGCTCTTCCAGAAACTCAAGTTGCTGAAGGGTTTCCAGAGCACACGGGGATCAAGGAATCTAAAGAAGGTTCTGTGACTACAAAGCAGCTAACTGCCACTCTTCCAAAAATCCACAGCAGGAATTTTAGAGAGTAAGTATTGATTGTGTTTATTAGTGACTCATTTTGCACAGTACCACCAATATGGCATTTTTCAAACAAGGTAATCCAGTTGCATTCTCTGCAAAACTAACTGGAGTTTAGACTGAAGGctctaaatttttttctttcagtcctTCTGTAAGCTGACACATAAAGAAATTACAAACTTAGTGTGTTTTGTGATTCTCATTTGAAAATGTTTAttccttgaaggaaaaaaaccccaagttcACTAGAAgctaaggaaagaaaacaagctGCTGTTAAAATATAAGTACTTTATATTAAATAATGGGGTAACAGCTCAAATAAAGTGTGCTACTTTATTTCTTAAATAGTATTTTTAGTTGTAGTTTGGTTTTCTACTGCCATACCAGATGGcaaaaatgtaaagaaactaGATGACGTTTTATGTCGAGGCTGGGCAAAGAAATAAAGGTAATATTAATGAGGTATTGTGTGCAGTTTCAGCTAAATATTTAAGGTGATGTGTATACACATTTCTTTATAAAAAAGAAGTAGTGATTACAAAATGTGAAGAGGTCAGAGATCCAGTCATGAGAGCTTGAAACAGTTTCTTGAGGAAAGCAATGTCTTAATTTTTAGTTCCCCTCCCATAAAGCAAATCCACCACTGGCAGTTTTCTTGCATTTCATGTCATAGTAATGGTTAATAGTGATACAAACATTCCTGCTGTGTTAATTCTTAATTTAACTTCTAATTGAAATAACAAATGACAATTAGCTTAATTTGTGCTAATGTAACAGTGTTTTACTGAGAGCACAGTTTGGGTTGAATATGTGAAGGACAACTCAGTTTACAGGATGGAGAGCATTCAGCAAACCTGATCTTTAGATCAGTTTTTTTAGTGTTTCAGTAGATCTGTCTTCAAGACTTAGGGAAACAAATAGGAAACAGTAAGTAAAAATTCTTGAAACCtaaataaaattcagaaataaTTGTATCTCGAAGATACAGGATAGATGTTGTGATCTTGTCTCTTTATCTTAGCAAATTTGCCCCTGGCAAATCTTTCTGTTGACAATGCAGCTGAtctttagtttttctttttcccttcttcaCTGGAAAATTCTGTGTGTAAAAGTGGGGTGgggtgaaataatttttaatccTGATCTTCCCCAGAGTGTATTAGGAGAGTGAATTACATTGTTTTGTGTCCTTTCCTTATGAACACCGCAAAGCCATAGTCAGATAAGTGAAAAAGGATGACAGACATGAATGTAGGGAGCAGGAATGTGATCCAGTTTCCATGGTTGGTACACATAGCCTTGAACTTACAGAAATAAGCCAGAATTTTGTGCTTTGGTTGCTGTACTTTAATTTATGTATGTCAAAATAACTACCCTCAGAAAAATGTTTCACTAGAAAAATATATGTGCATACCTATTTCTTGGaataatatatatctatatatagatACAGATGGATAGGTTTATTGTACATGTatacatgtatttttaataCAGTTTCATTAGGAAGCCAGGTAACACAAGGAACGAAACTTCTTCCTCTCAAGTTTTCAGACACCAAGAAGAAgtaaatttttggttttgtgtatATATCAAGTGTTTGgagcagaaacagaaaaaaatacagagacacagaatagaattttaaatttatatttaatgtATTACAGATTTAAGTGTTACATATTAGTAATTCTAGTGAATGTAACCGTTTTGTTGCTCCTTTCTTCCAGTTACTGCAGCCAGGTACTTAGTAAAGAAGTTGACAGTTGTGTGACAGACCTCTTGAAAGAACTGGTTCGTTTCCAAGATCGCTTGTATCAGAAAGACCCAGTGAAGGCCAAGATAAAACGCAGGCTTGTTATGGGTCTTAGAGAAGTCCTGAAACATCTGAAGCTGAAAAAACTGAAGTGTGTAATCATCTCTCCTAACTGTGAAAAGATTCAGTCAAAGGGTAAGTAAGTTCTTAaccaaaaaaatctgtttaataaaagaaatgcaaaaaataaGGTTCAGTATATTGACAGCAATATTGTTATTATTGGAGGAATTTATTTGAATATCCTTTGAAAGCCAGCCATATAAAGTTGCCCTCCTTACTCAGATTGTTTACTGCTGTGCAGCTGAACTGTGAGCTGAGTCAAGACTATCTGGGGTGGGAGAAGTTACCTGAGATTAGGGTCCATAGTTACTGATTTGCTGTGCTGCTACACAAAAAATTGCACTGCACAGCTGAGACAGTCCAAAGGCTGttggtgccagctgtgccatcaAAGGAGTCCACTGTATCAATCTCTTTTAGAACGTGGACTGACAGTAAATCACTAGTGATAGTTTCCTAAAAGTTACCATTATTGGCATTAAGTTATTGTAATTTTTGTAATTGATGTCATTTAAAGAATTCTTTAGCAGCTGCGTCTTTTTTGATACTAGATTAGAGTGTACTACATATATAGTAAAATGTGGAATAGAAGCAGTCTAAAATTAATGCTAACTaggaattaagaaaaaaatgtcaagTTGTCCTTTAAAAATGGATATTCAACTTTACTGTTGTGATCTCTGTTTTTTCCTATAAGGTGTAGTTTCAGAATGCACCCATAATCTTGGGATGTTTTTTGCCATGTGTTAACAGTATGGTTCTTTAGCTCCAGTCAGCCTGATTGTGTTGTCTGGTGCAGGTGGGCTGGACGAGACCCTACACAACATTATTGACTGTGCCTGTGAGCAGAACATCCCCTTTGTTTTTGCCCTAAATCGCAAGGCCCTGGGCCGCTGTGTGAACAAAGCAGTGCCTGTGAGCGTGGTGGGAATTTTCAGTTATGATGGGGCTCAGGTAAGCTGACATAAGTCACTTCATCTGTTTGTTCAAAAGGCTTCACTTTTTACTTAGAAGAGGAGATGAAAATACTGTGatttttaaggggttttttgtttgttttgcttttgcagACTTAGATTCTTCATCACAGGTCATATATATAGCTTATATGAAAAAACTGATTTTAGAAGTACAGGCAGTCAGcactgttaaaaaataaaaaagtactCTTGCTGTCTTTTCCTGACATCCTCTTCCTCTTTATCGCCCttgatgatttttttcaagAGAACTGTTGTTTTTATAAATCCTGATAAATGCTGTGTCTTTCATGTCTTCATACGTAGTAAGCTGCTCAACTTTTATACATGAACCTACACATTCTGAAAGAGGAATACTCATTAGACTTCCAAGGAGATGTTAAAACTTACTGCATTATTTAAGTTCTTGTATTTTATATTGCCATAGGACCATTTTCACCGAATGGTACAGCTGACAACAGAAGCTAGGAAGGCCTACAAAGATATGATAGCAGCTTTAGAGGAAGAAGCTAAAGCAGGACTAAGAGAAACCCAGCCTAGCATCTTAACtcctgaatctgaaaaaaatggcGCGTTAGAAACTAGTAAAACATCTTCCAAGGACTCAGATGAGGATGTACCAAATTACAGTAAGTGTTTACTGACTTGCATTTAGTTCCATTTTCATTCATAGTGTTCATCAGTTCTGTGATTTTCACTGAAGCAAATGACATCTACTGTAGTCATTAGTAAGGAGGGAAGGTGGGGGTGAATTCTTGGATTTTTTGTAAATCTGAAGTTTTTACTGAGTATTAAATTTAATACTGAGTATTAAAGAAAGTTCCTCCCTGAAATCCACAAATGGCAGGCAGTACACATTGCTTTGCTCAAGGAGGCTTAGCAGAGCTCCTACTTACATTtctatttgtttaaaaaatccttttaagATTAATTATGGATGTCCATGCTCTATGACTATGGTAGACTAACTTTTGTATTGAAGCCTATTTGTGATGCATCTTCCTGTCCACAAGCACTCCTTTGTAGAAACAttttcctccagctctgctcttaAGTCAACAGACAATGCAATGTATTGCAGATAGAAAGTTTTTAAAACttactgttttttttaaagttggaACCACCTTCAGGGTTAGCCTTACTTGAGTAGAATGCTGGACACAAGGAGATCAGTGGACCCCATCACTCTTAAGTTATTCTTTTGTGTGTTATCTGACATTGTATAAGGTAAATGTCAGCTGATCTCAGCACTTATTTTGAAGGGGAAGTAAAAAATCAGGGTTGACTTTTCATTTTAAGTTTTTCCTCAAGTATTATATGGTAACATgttggttgttgtttttctttatttttttcccaatattccCTAGTTAAAGTCTGGAAGAAAAAACTTGAAGAAGAATATAACCCATACGCACTAGAATTGGAAAAGAGTGCAGCTGCTGACATGGGGATACTGAATTTGGAAGACCATCAGTAAATCCAGATCCAGCTCTATtgggcttttatttttttctgttagatCCCTAGGAAGAAGGTAGCAAAAATAACAATCTAAAGAAATATATGAAGTTAGCTAAGCAGACTCTTCTGAATCCCTTAAAGCAAAATGTACACTGGAGCACATGAGGCACTGGTTAATGTTTTTATGTTTTGTGTCTTTCTCTGATTATTATAGCAGATGACAACACCAAATTGTTGTAAGCCCAAACCACTTGAACTGGCTTAGCATACTTTAATGATTATATGGACTAGCATTGATTTCTTGGGGTAGAATATACCAAAAGAATCTGATAGAAAAGTAAGTTTCTTCTGGAAGAGAGTCCTTGAGCCAGGGGAGTTGCCCTTAATTTTTAACTCTGCATAAAAAACTTCAACTGTTGTTTGATTGTGGGTTTGTTCTTAGTTTTTTGTCTAAATAAGTCTGCTCAGAAGGGCAGGCTGCTATCAATGTCACTTTATTCTAGTCAGCAACAAATTAATTTGAGGCAGGTAGCTTGATGTAAACTAATTAAGAAAGGACATGATGACAGAGTTCCTTGTTGGCTCTTCTGTGTTGTTCTTTGGGGATCATACATCAGGTGTTGAAGGAGATAGCACAGACTACAAGGGTCTGAAATTTCTTAAGTGAATGTGCTCTGTTTAGACTTTTTATAAATTTGATGTTTCTCTTGCTAGTGAGAGTACTTTATCATACATCCTGCTTTGAAGTTAAAGGATATTGCAGGGCAGCAAATGTGCTAGCCTGCTTATCTGTACTTTCTCCTTGCTAAGACTCCTCATTCCTTCAGTTTGGGGTTGTATTGGTATATACATCTATGAGTTTTTGAGCAATCCCAGTTTGTAtctaaatagaaaaaaaattatatcttATAAGAAATGAAGTTTGTATcctagagaaaataaaattttaaaaacaaaatgtgcTTATAGTAGTGGTGGAGCACCTTAGTGGGAATGGCCTATATACACACTGGTTTTTGAGGACAGGCCTAAAGAAGGTAATTGAAGGGATGCACATATAACTTGTGTCAGCTTTTCTGAAAGGTGATACAGGTGCCATATGCTGCTCAGCATCTCCGAGCTGTTTCTGCAAGCGCTTCACCATACTGAACATTTGTAGTGCAATACTTTGGAAAGTAGCTGCCTTGTGATGATAGAAGTGATATAAAAAActtcaaataattttgaaatgcaCAGAGTTTTGTAGACTGTAAATTGTATAAAATCTGTTACAATATATTGATTCTATAAAGAATGAGTGTGACTTAAGTAAGCTCGTCTTACGGGAATTTAGTGATACCTGAAATGTTCTACCTGAAACTTTTAGGAAAGAATGTTGACAAGGGGAGCTGGCCTTATCTTGAAATGCACTAGTTATGATGATGATCTTTTTTGTATTAGTTCCTCCTAATCTTACATGGAAATTGGGGGTTAAAGGCCCCAGTGACAAAACATGCTTTTGGCCAGCATATACCCTTGATGCAAAGGTAAGTTGTGATTTATTCATTTGTACCTGTGCCGCTTGGATACACATTTAAAATTCTGGAACTGATAAACCCAGTCATTGCATGGAATGAGGATCAGTTGGTAAAGAAGTTTGGGTTTTGACCATACTTTCTATTTTGTCTTACTCTAGGAGAGCATAAAACTTCAGAAACATTACATGTTCACAATCTTAGGGACTTATTTCTAGTTCTTATAGTGTATAAAAAAATTTACTATAAGGTGTCACAGCCATGGTTACTAATGCTGGtacacagatttttcttttttttttttcttttttatcctcCCCATAAAATTGAACTAAACAAAAAATTTCGCAGCTTTTTACTACTTGCAGTAATTTCCTgcagaaacaaagcaaagcGTAGCTACATCACCCATAACCCTGACCCCTGTCTTACTTTGTATTCCCGCTCACTCCAGAGAACTAAACTGTGGAGCAGAGAACTATGGCAAGTATGCTCCAAATCGGTTCAACAAATGGAGGAGAAACAATTCAAGAAAAGTCTATTTATAGTTGTCCTGAGAGCAAAAAACTTATGAgaacaaatgagaaaaaaattaactctggTGGTACTGGAAGTCTTCATCAGCATTAATTAAATGCCTATgtgaaaaacagggaaaatggtTAAGAAAAGTAGGGAAAAAATGAGTTTTCACCCTACATATGTGACAAGATGGTCTgatactgaagaaaaaaaaaaggatcatTCAAGTCTTAGCATGAAGAGACTGCTTTCTTTAATGCCAGAAACACTGATTTAAATCTTACCAGTTAGGAGAGAACTTAGGGATGTGTATGAAGCTTTCTGATACCACTCGAAGCAGCTCTCTGCCTGAGCTTACTGATTATAAGGGAGCACCTTACTTGCTTCCAGATTGTTGACTGAGCAGATAATAGAGAAAATTTAATATATACATTGGACTTTTGTTTCCTACGTGCAGAAGGACAAAACTGTGAGCAGTAATGCAGTAGAACACTTCTACTGTGGATAGTGTGTAGGTCCTCACATTTTCAGTCTGATCATCACACTTGATCATCATAAGGAATGGTCTTTGAATTCATTCAGCATAGAATTTTTAAGCTACATTATCTCAAATATAGAAGAAGAATTTGCAAAAACTAAAGAGTCTTCTTGCATTCTTTGTAATCTATCTGCATTTTAAGCATTAGTCAGAACTTCTTTATTTGGTATAGAAACTTTATTACTATGGTTTAAGCCCAGCCAGCACCACCCAGCCTCTCACACTGGGAGAAAAGCAGAAGGGTAAAAGCCAGAAAACCATGGGTTGACATGATGACAGTTGaatagaaaaagcaaaaaccatgcacacaggcaaagcaaaacaattcATTTAGTGCTTCCCATGGGCCGGCAGGTGTTCATCCATTCCAGGAGTGCAGGGCCCATCACACATAATGGTTACTTGGGAATTCAAATTACATCATTCCAAAGTGCCCCCCTGCCTTTATGTACTGAGCATGATGCcacatggtctggaatatcccctTGGTCactttgggtcacctgtcctggctgtgtctcctcccaaccTCCCATGCACCCCCAACTTCTTTGCCATTGtggcagtgctgaaagcagaaaaggccttggctctgtgtgagccctgctcagcaacagcAAAAACATCTCTCCATTACcaaccctgtgttcagcacaaatccagaaCATCAAGTCTCACACCaaccactgtgaagaaaattaataaaacccAGCACAATTACCAGAGGAAATATCTTTGAACAAATGAGCTTGCTGACACTAGAAAGGAATGCTCTTCAAAACCCTGGCACCATAAGGGTAAACatagtaaaagaaaaataagtgtACAAGTTGAAATGCCTTTAAATAAATGTGATCCACGTCCTAATTTCTAAATCTTATGCCAAGATCCTCCAGCCCAAAATTATCTGGTTGGCTTAATGAACTCAAAACAGAAAACATCGTATCACATTCTTTGAACAGCACAAATCTTGCTGAGACTACTTTTGTTCTTTATTAAGCTAAAATGGCTGACAAAAGAAAACCAGAGATGGGATGGGTGGCTTCTCTTGTACCATGTAACTTAGCTTTGGTGCAGTAAGAATATCCCCTTCTACTTCATGCTTGAGGTGATTCTCCTGAATATCGGTTTTAATGTCAGCACTAACACTTGAAAAGACATCTCCAAATGCTATAATAATAAGAATAACAGGTACTCTTAACTTGCATATGTTTCTCCTTCTAGCCTGTTAATTCCTTTGTCCATTAGAGGCTGTTTCTCTTGTTGCAGGTCTCCTGAAGAAAAATTTTAGAATGATGTGTTAATACCACtctaaaaatgaaaatgggGCTTAAGGATGCCTATACTAACTGTTCCACAGACAGCAAGCACATAATATCTAAGGTTTTCAAAAGTGATCTCCTAgctgttggaaaaaaaatattaagagaTGGGTATGgacttcttttaaaaataaaaaaggtcaGCTTTTATGGACAGTACCATTTATAAAGTCCAGTAGTCTCTGCAATCCAGTTAGTCTACAGATGTGATGAAATTTATCGACTCCATTCACTATACGCAGAGTTACTGTGTTGGGCAGGAACAGAGCTACTGACGGATGAGCACTTGGTTAGTGGGCTGAAGGAATAAGGTGACACAACTGCAATAAATGTCATACACAGACTTCACT
Coding sequences within it:
- the SECISBP2 gene encoding selenocysteine insertion sequence-binding protein 2 isoform X5, whose translation is MAQEGPRLSQGSSAESRALPAPLPHGARYAAPGAAARTAPGAGPRRHRGAPCAGPGGGSGAAPPAPCRPRGGRARAAAASREDQKKVRKNWTRKDMMEVKLLSELGTGLHSRVLHAAEIPSSQEDTSAKSKVSPKASDEAGANLIPSSLDGRAPADGSAQPHVSWASVLLQPPKKIVSSPASEGLSRGKGKQESEPKQSETKNIASETEPEEGSEKKKKKKKKKKKLKSPTDVERPQSESNTVQEPPKIEDVEEFPHLAAASDRRNRVGPQKPSFTSAVRKQSEIHLSEEPCDSQSPSLDETPKVDGLSGKQASSSVLERKKTQETSRSSGKKSQIPVQLDLGGMLAVLEQKQQTEKAKQSPKPVVFSVGGAVPLLSKDPATATRSHRLNQGKMPHNPLDSSAPLVKKGKQREVPKAKRPTPLKKIILKEREQRKLQHLLEQKAAPKDEDNICQTEGNVTENATLLQDNQAALPETQVAEGFPEHTGIKESKEGSVTTKQLTATLPKIHSRNFRDYCSQVLSKEVDSCVTDLLKELVRFQDRLYQKDPVKAKIKRRLVMGLREVLKHLKLKKLKCVIISPNCEKIQSKGGLDETLHNIIDCACEQNIPFVFALNRKALGRCVNKAVPVSVVGIFSYDGAQDHFHRMVQLTTEARKAYKDMIAALEEEAKAGLRETQPSILTPESEKNGALETSKTSSKDSDEDVPNYIKVWKKKLEEEYNPYALELEKSAAADMGILNLEDHQ
- the SECISBP2 gene encoding selenocysteine insertion sequence-binding protein 2 isoform X7, whose product is MSAERRPRSGRGGEQRRSKEGEKKLDKKRHDGGEASVRIGNRTSFQSSTCSRDSVKPDRFSKATNKKSTETPKAESHPVPTFEASILDFHESQSLGSSEILNVHHKNTPEDTSAKSKVSPKASDEAGANLIPSSLDGRAPADGSAQPHVSWASVLLQPPKKIVSSPASEGLSRGKGKQESEPKQSETKNIASETEPEEGSEKKKKKKKKKKKLKSPTDVERPQSESNTVQEPPKIEDVEEFPHLAAASDRRNRVGPQKPSFTSAVRKQSEIHLSEEPCDSQSPSLDETPKVDGLSGKQASSSVLERKKTQETSRSSGKKSQIPVQLDLGGMLAVLEQKQQTEKAKQSPKPVVFSVGGAVPLLSKDPATATRSHRLNQGKMPHNPLDSSAPLVKKGKQREVPKAKRPTPLKKIILKEREQRKLQHLLEQKAAPKDEDNICQTEGNVTENATLLQDNQAALPETQVAEGFPEHTGIKESKEGSVTTKQLTATLPKIHSRNFRDYCSQVLSKEVDSCVTDLLKELVRFQDRLYQKDPVKAKIKRRLVMGLREVLKHLKLKKLKCVIISPNCEKIQSKGGLDETLHNIIDCACEQNIPFVFALNRKALGRCVNKAVPVSVVGIFSYDGAQDHFHRMVQLTTEARKAYKDMIAALEEEAKAGLRETQPSILTPESEKNGALETSKTSSKDSDEDVPNYIKVWKKKLEEEYNPYALELEKSAAADMGILNLEDHQ